From the genome of Chelonia mydas isolate rCheMyd1 chromosome 2, rCheMyd1.pri.v2, whole genome shotgun sequence, one region includes:
- the LOC102948364 gene encoding small nuclear ribonucleoprotein F, with the protein MESESRKQEPIELPHPIPETSEYGELFVNLPCGPASNFCFYRCLVPGCVTVSLPLNPKPFLNGLTGKPVMVKLKWGMEYKGYLVSVDGYMNMQLANTEEYIDGALSGRLGEVLIRCNNVLYIRGVEEEEDGEMRE; encoded by the coding sequence ATGGAGTCTGAGTCCAGAAAACAAGAACCTATTGagctaccacacccaattccagaaacttctgagtATGGAGAGCTATTTGTGAATCTGCCGTGCGGCCCTGcgagtaatttttgtttttaccgCTGCCTTGTGCCTGGCTGCGTTACCGTGAGCTTGCCCCTGAACCCCAAGCCCTTCCTGAATGGGCTGACAGGGAAGCCAGTGATGGTGAAGCTGAAGTGGGGGATGGAGTACAAGGGATACCTGGTGTCTGTCGACGGCTACATGAACATGCAGcttgcaaacacagaagaataCATAGATGGTGCGTTGTCAGGACGCCTTGGTGAAGTTTTGATAAGATGTAACAATGTCCTGTACATCAGAggagtagaagaagaagaagatggagaaatgagagaataa